TATTTAAAACTGCAAGATAGAAAGGATGTTGCTGAGACGACGTGGAACTATATTCAGGTGGTTCTTTACAATAACCCCGGGTTACTGGCGCTTGTATTGATTTTAATGCCGCTAAACTGGGGACTGGAAGCTGTGAAATGGAGAACTCTGGTCAGGCCACTGTCCGGAATGTCGTTTATGAATGCAGTTAAAGGTGTACTTACCGGTTTGAGCCTGAGTTTTATTACTCCTCACGGCCTTGGAGATTACTTTGGGAGGGTTATGCAAGTCAATAACCCTCAGAGAGGTAGATACATAGGAGCTATTATGCTTGGTCGTTTTTGTCAAATGGTTCCCACACTTTTATTTGGAAGTGTAGGGTTGTATTATATTTCCGTCACTGCTTTATGGATCTATGTTTCGTCGGCAGTAGTGCTTGGAGGTGCTTTACTTATAACATATTTAGTGATTAGAGGTAGAATGATATCAGGCATAGCGCCTTCCGAAAAACTAAGAGTAAGAATAAACTACTACTTTGGTATTATAGGGATGTATTCGGCAAGAGAAATTACGGCCATTCTACTGGTATCTGTTCTCCGTTATATCGTATTTGCTTTTCAGTTCGGAGTCATACTTGTCTTGTTTTTGCCAGAGGTAAGTCTGCATCTGAATATGGCCGGCGTAACCTGGATATTTTTATCCAAATCCATATTGCCAACCTTTAATTTCCTAAGTGACCTTGGTGTGAGAGAGTTTTCAGCCATCTATTTCTTTGAGAAATATCATGTTGATATTGTGGGTGTTATTAGTGCCAGCTTAACTTTATGGCTGATCAATGTACTTGTTCCCACTATAACCGGGGCTCCACTTACGTTAAAGATGAGGTTAAAAACACGATGAGTTTGGTTTTGATTGTTATAATTTCTGTGTATTGTATATTATTGTTGCTTCTTAATATAGGATGGGCATTGAATAAAAAATCATCCACGTACGAGGGGCAGCCAAGCCATTATTATACCGTCATTGTACCTTTCAGAAATGAACAGAATAATTTACCCAACCTCCTGAGTAGCCTTCAGGGGCAGAGTATCTCTGATCAGGCATACGAGGTGATACTGGTTAATGATCACTCAGATGATTCGTCGGTTGAGATAATTAATAGGTTTATACCAAAGGCAAAATTTTCAATTTCACTATTACACCTGGAAACAAGTGAAGGGAAAAAGCAGGCACTTTTGAAAGGCATTAAAGCATCAGCAGGCTCAGTTATTGTGACCACCGATGCCGATTGCACTTTCGGTAAGAATTGGTTAAACAGCATTGCTGAATTTTATGAAAATAGTGATACACACATGGTGACAGGGCCGGTTACCATTGAAAAAGAATCAACCTTTTTCGAAAAACTTCAGACTATTGAATTTGCCAGTTTAATAGGTTCCGGAGCGGCAAGTCTGGCTTTGCATATGCCTAACATGTGTAATGGTGCCAACCTTTCATTTCTCAGAACGGCTTTTTTTGATGTTGGGGGGTACAATGGCAATGAGAAAATAGCCAGTGGGGACGATGAATTTTTAATGCATAAGTTCTGGAAGGCATTTGAGGGGAAAGTCCGTTTTAACAAATCCAAAGATGGGATAGTATATACCCGGTCTCACAAATCCTGGTACAGTTTTTTTCAACAACGTAAACGTTGGGCGAGCAAATGGAAGCATTATTCAAGTATAAAAACCAGCGCTCTGGCGGTATTCATTTTAATGTTTAACATGTCTTTTATAACAGCTCTTGGCTTGTTGGTAGCTGGTTTTCAGGGGAGTGTAATTTTGGTAATTGTGATCACCTTAAAAGTTATATTGGAATTATTCTTTCTGAATAAAATTTTAAATTTCCTTAATAAAGGTCTGAACTTAATACATTTTATTTTCTTGCAATTTACCTATCCGTTTTATGTTATAATATTCGGAATAGCTGCTAACTTTGGCACATACAGGTGGAAAGGGAGGAA
This region of Fulvivirga ulvae genomic DNA includes:
- a CDS encoding lysylphosphatidylglycerol synthase domain-containing protein, whose protein sequence is MFLITFIYLKLQDRKDVAETTWNYIQVVLYNNPGLLALVLILMPLNWGLEAVKWRTLVRPLSGMSFMNAVKGVLTGLSLSFITPHGLGDYFGRVMQVNNPQRGRYIGAIMLGRFCQMVPTLLFGSVGLYYISVTALWIYVSSAVVLGGALLITYLVIRGRMISGIAPSEKLRVRINYYFGIIGMYSAREITAILLVSVLRYIVFAFQFGVILVLFLPEVSLHLNMAGVTWIFLSKSILPTFNFLSDLGVREFSAIYFFEKYHVDIVGVISASLTLWLINVLVPTITGAPLTLKMRLKTR
- a CDS encoding glycosyltransferase, with amino-acid sequence MNKKSSTYEGQPSHYYTVIVPFRNEQNNLPNLLSSLQGQSISDQAYEVILVNDHSDDSSVEIINRFIPKAKFSISLLHLETSEGKKQALLKGIKASAGSVIVTTDADCTFGKNWLNSIAEFYENSDTHMVTGPVTIEKESTFFEKLQTIEFASLIGSGAASLALHMPNMCNGANLSFLRTAFFDVGGYNGNEKIASGDDEFLMHKFWKAFEGKVRFNKSKDGIVYTRSHKSWYSFFQQRKRWASKWKHYSSIKTSALAVFILMFNMSFITALGLLVAGFQGSVILVIVITLKVILELFFLNKILNFLNKGLNLIHFIFLQFTYPFYVIIFGIAANFGTYRWKGRKH